In Pseudomonas sp. R76, one genomic interval encodes:
- a CDS encoding osmoprotectant NAGGN system M42 family peptidase, with protein MTRTIPEPDLNYLQKVLLEMLAIPSPTGFTDTIVRYVAERLEELGIPFEMTRRGTIRATLKGQKNSPDRAVSAHLDTIGAAVRAIKDNGRLTLAPVGCWSSRFAEGSRVSLFTDNGVIRGSVLPLMASGHAFNTAVDEMPVSWDHVELRLDAYCATRADCDSLGISIGDYVAFDPLPEFTESGHISARHLDDKAGVAALLAALKAIVDSGEPLLIDCHPLFTITEETGSGAAAALPWDVSEFVGIDIAPVAPGQHSSEHAVSVAMQDSGGPYDYHLSRHLLRLASDNDLPVRRDLFRYYFSDAHSAVTAGHDIRTALLAFGCDATHGYERTHIDSLAALSRLLGAYILSPPVFASDAQPAQGSLDRFSHQIEHETQMESDTRVPSVDSLVGQKS; from the coding sequence ATGACTCGAACCATCCCCGAACCGGACCTCAACTACCTGCAAAAAGTCCTGCTGGAAATGCTCGCCATTCCCAGCCCTACCGGGTTTACCGACACCATCGTGCGTTACGTCGCCGAGCGCCTCGAAGAGCTGGGCATTCCCTTTGAGATGACCCGGCGCGGGACGATTCGCGCCACCCTCAAGGGCCAGAAAAACAGCCCGGACCGTGCGGTGTCCGCGCACCTGGACACCATCGGCGCCGCCGTGCGTGCAATCAAGGACAACGGCCGCCTGACCCTCGCCCCCGTCGGCTGCTGGTCCAGCCGTTTTGCCGAAGGCAGCCGCGTCAGCCTGTTTACCGATAACGGCGTGATCCGTGGCAGCGTGCTGCCGTTGATGGCCTCCGGGCACGCGTTCAACACCGCCGTGGATGAAATGCCGGTGAGCTGGGACCACGTGGAACTGCGCCTCGACGCTTACTGCGCCACGCGTGCCGACTGCGACTCGCTGGGCATCAGCATTGGCGACTACGTGGCATTCGACCCGCTGCCCGAGTTCACCGAGAGCGGGCATATCAGCGCGCGCCACCTGGACGATAAAGCCGGTGTCGCCGCGCTGCTCGCCGCGCTCAAAGCCATCGTCGACAGCGGCGAACCCTTGCTGATCGACTGCCACCCGCTGTTCACCATCACCGAGGAAACCGGCAGTGGCGCCGCCGCCGCCCTGCCTTGGGATGTGAGTGAGTTTGTCGGCATCGACATCGCCCCGGTCGCCCCCGGCCAGCACTCCAGCGAGCACGCGGTAAGCGTGGCGATGCAGGATTCCGGCGGGCCGTATGACTATCACCTGTCCCGCCACTTGCTGCGCCTGGCCTCGGACAACGACTTGCCGGTGCGTCGCGACCTGTTCCGGTATTACTTCAGCGATGCGCATTCGGCGGTGACCGCCGGCCACGATATCCGCACGGCGCTGCTGGCGTTTGGTTGCGATGCGACCCATGGCTATGAGCGCACGCATATCGACAGCCTGGCGGCGTTGAGTCGCCTGCTGGGCGCGTACATCCTCAGCCCACCGGTGTTTGCCAGCGATGCACAACCGGCCCAGGGTTCGCTGGACAGGTTCAGCCATCAGATCGAGCACGAAACGCAGATGGAGAGCGACACCCGCGTGCCGTCGGTGGACAGCCTGGTCGGTCAGAAGTCCTGA
- a CDS encoding DUF3309 family protein, whose amino-acid sequence MSLILIIILILLLVGGLPVFPHSRNWGYGPSGILGVVLVVLVVLLLLGRI is encoded by the coding sequence ATGAGCCTCATTCTGATCATTATCCTGATCCTGCTGCTGGTAGGCGGTTTGCCAGTCTTCCCGCACTCGCGTAACTGGGGTTATGGCCCGTCGGGTATCCTGGGCGTTGTCCTGGTGGTATTGGTGGTGCTGTTGTTGCTCGGTCGGATATAA
- a CDS encoding YheU family protein produces MLIPYDALEVDTLTRLIEDFVTRDGTDNGDDTPLETRVLRVRQALTKGQALIVFDPESEQCQLMLKHDVPKHLFD; encoded by the coding sequence ATGCTGATTCCCTACGACGCACTTGAAGTCGACACCTTGACCCGCCTCATCGAAGACTTCGTCACCCGCGACGGCACCGACAATGGCGATGACACGCCCCTGGAAACCCGCGTACTGCGCGTGCGCCAGGCACTGACCAAGGGCCAGGCGCTGATTGTGTTCGACCCTGAAAGCGAACAATGCCAGTTGATGCTCAAGCACGACGTGCCCAAGCATCTGTTCGACTGA
- the pap gene encoding polyphosphate:AMP phosphotransferase, with amino-acid sequence MFESAEIGHAIDKDTYDAEVPALREALLEVQYELQQQKRFPVIILINGVEGAGKGETVKLLNEWMDPRLIEVRTFDQQTDEELARPPAWRYWRQLPAKGRMGIFFGNWYSQMLQGRVHGQIKDARLDQAIAGAERLEKMLCDEGALIFKFWFHLSKKQMKARLKALADDPLHSWRISPLDWQQSETYDKFVHFGERILRRTSRDYAPWHVIEGVDANYRSLTVGKILLESLQNALKLPKGKASGMNPAPLLASVDQKSLLDSLDMTLRLDKDDYEEQLITEQARFSGLMRDKRMRKHALVTVFEGNDAAGKGGAIRRVAAALDPRQYHIVPIAAPSEDERAQPYLWRFWQKIPARGMFTVFDRSWYGRVLVERVEGFCTPADWMRAYGEINDFEEQLRDAGVIVVKFWLAIDKQTQLERFQAREEIPFKRFKITEDDWRNRDKWDDYRAAVGDMVDRTSTEIAPWTLVEANDKRWARVKVLRTINRALEEAFDKTDKHDKKKKK; translated from the coding sequence ATGTTCGAATCCGCCGAAATCGGTCACGCCATCGACAAAGACACCTACGACGCCGAAGTACCGGCCTTGCGCGAAGCGTTGCTGGAAGTGCAGTACGAGTTGCAGCAGCAGAAGCGCTTCCCGGTGATCATCCTGATCAACGGCGTCGAAGGCGCGGGCAAGGGCGAGACCGTCAAGCTGCTGAATGAATGGATGGACCCGCGCCTGATCGAGGTGCGCACCTTCGACCAGCAGACCGACGAAGAACTGGCACGCCCACCGGCCTGGCGCTACTGGCGGCAACTGCCGGCCAAAGGCCGCATGGGCATCTTTTTCGGCAACTGGTACAGCCAGATGCTGCAAGGCCGGGTGCACGGCCAGATCAAGGACGCACGCCTGGACCAGGCCATCGCCGGTGCCGAGCGCCTGGAAAAGATGCTCTGCGATGAAGGCGCGCTGATCTTCAAGTTCTGGTTCCACCTGTCCAAGAAACAGATGAAGGCGCGGCTCAAGGCTCTGGCCGACGACCCCTTGCACAGCTGGCGCATCAGCCCGCTGGACTGGCAACAGTCCGAGACCTACGACAAGTTTGTGCATTTTGGTGAGCGCATCCTGCGTCGCACCAGCCGCGACTATGCGCCGTGGCATGTCATTGAAGGTGTTGATGCCAATTACCGCAGCCTTACTGTGGGCAAGATCCTGCTCGAAAGCCTGCAAAACGCCTTGAAGCTGCCCAAGGGCAAGGCCAGCGGCATGAACCCGGCGCCGTTGCTGGCGTCGGTGGACCAGAAGAGCCTGCTCGACAGCCTCGACATGACCTTGCGCCTGGACAAGGACGATTACGAGGAACAGCTGATTACCGAGCAGGCGCGTTTCTCCGGGTTGATGCGCGACAAACGCATGCGCAAGCACGCGCTGGTGACGGTCTTCGAAGGCAATGACGCGGCGGGCAAGGGCGGGGCGATTCGGCGTGTGGCGGCGGCGCTGGACCCGCGCCAATACCATATCGTGCCGATTGCCGCGCCAAGCGAAGACGAGCGCGCCCAGCCTTACCTGTGGCGGTTCTGGCAGAAGATACCGGCGCGCGGCATGTTTACCGTGTTTGACCGCTCGTGGTACGGCCGCGTGCTGGTGGAACGCGTCGAGGGCTTCTGCACCCCGGCGGATTGGATGCGCGCCTACGGCGAGATCAATGACTTTGAAGAGCAGCTGCGCGACGCGGGCGTGATCGTGGTCAAGTTCTGGCTCGCCATCGACAAGCAGACCCAGCTGGAACGCTTCCAGGCCCGCGAGGAAATCCCGTTCAAACGCTTCAAAATCACCGAAGACGACTGGCGCAACCGCGACAAGTGGGACGACTACCGGGCCGCCGTGGGCGATATGGTCGACCGCACCAGCACTGAAATCGCGCCGTGGACCTTGGTGGAAGCCAATGACAAACGCTGGGCGCGGGTCAAGGTGTTGCGCACCATCAATCGCGCGCTGGAAGAGGCGTTCGATAAAACCGACAAGCATGACAAGAAGAAAAAGAAATAG
- the ngg gene encoding N-acetylglutaminylglutamine synthetase, whose translation MKPLAAAYSQRLLKGQAPTYERLQARLAEDGSPLGAEPIAVHCGWGRLLIGHTFPDPASLAQELLNEQPGERDIALYVAAPQQILGIDPQQLFLDPSDTLRLWFSDYRPATRVFRGFRIRRVQTEADWAAVNVLYQGRGMLPVDPERLTPRHQGGPVYWLAEDEDSGAVIGSVMGLNHQKAFQDPENGCSLWCLAVDPQCTRPGVGEVLVRHLVEHFMSRGLSYLDLSVLHDNRQAKSLYAKLGFRALTTFAIKRKNGINQPLFLGPGPQAGFNPYARIIVEEAHRRGIDVQVDDADAGLFTLSHGGRRVRCRESLSDLTSAISMTLCQDKSLTHKVLKAAGLKLPQQQLAGSADDNLEFLDEHQRIVVKPLDGEQGQGVAVDLQTIEDVQKAIEAARQFDSRVLLESFHEGLDLRILVIGFEVVAAAIRRPAEVTGDGQHSIGALIEAQSRRRQAATDGESKIPLDAETQRTLHAAGYDYSSILPRGETLAVRRTANLHTGGCLEDVTAILHPTLVDAAVRAARALDIPMVGLDLMVPAADQPEYVFIEANERAGLANHEPQPTAEKFVDLLFPHSQPTA comes from the coding sequence ATGAAACCTCTTGCAGCGGCTTACAGCCAACGCTTGCTGAAGGGCCAGGCGCCGACCTACGAGCGCCTGCAAGCCCGCCTGGCGGAAGATGGCAGCCCACTCGGCGCCGAACCGATTGCCGTGCATTGCGGCTGGGGCCGGTTGTTGATCGGGCATACCTTCCCGGACCCCGCGAGCCTGGCCCAGGAACTGTTGAATGAGCAGCCCGGCGAGCGCGACATCGCGCTCTACGTGGCGGCGCCGCAGCAGATCCTCGGGATTGACCCGCAGCAGTTGTTCCTCGATCCGTCCGACACACTGCGCCTGTGGTTCAGCGATTACCGCCCCGCTACGCGCGTGTTTCGTGGTTTTCGTATCCGTCGTGTGCAAACCGAGGCTGATTGGGCGGCGGTCAACGTGCTCTATCAAGGGCGAGGCATGCTGCCGGTCGACCCCGAACGCCTGACGCCGCGCCATCAAGGCGGCCCGGTGTATTGGCTGGCCGAAGATGAAGACAGCGGCGCGGTGATCGGCAGTGTGATGGGCCTTAACCATCAAAAAGCCTTTCAGGACCCGGAAAACGGTTGCAGCCTCTGGTGCCTGGCCGTCGACCCGCAGTGCACACGCCCCGGCGTCGGTGAAGTGTTGGTGCGCCACTTGGTCGAGCACTTTATGAGCCGTGGCCTGAGCTACCTCGACCTGTCGGTGTTGCACGATAACCGCCAAGCCAAGAGCCTTTACGCCAAATTGGGCTTTCGCGCGCTGACCACCTTTGCGATCAAGCGCAAGAACGGCATCAACCAGCCGCTGTTTCTCGGCCCTGGGCCGCAGGCGGGGTTCAACCCTTACGCGCGGATCATTGTCGAGGAAGCCCACCGGCGCGGCATCGATGTGCAGGTGGATGACGCCGACGCTGGCCTGTTTACCCTCAGCCATGGCGGGCGCCGCGTGCGCTGCCGTGAATCCCTCAGCGACCTGACCAGCGCCATCAGCATGACCCTGTGCCAGGACAAAAGCCTGACCCACAAGGTGCTCAAAGCTGCCGGCTTGAAACTGCCGCAACAACAGTTGGCGGGCAGCGCGGATGACAACCTGGAGTTTCTCGACGAACACCAGCGCATCGTGGTCAAGCCGCTGGACGGCGAGCAAGGCCAGGGCGTGGCGGTGGATTTGCAGACCATTGAAGACGTGCAGAAGGCCATCGAAGCGGCGCGCCAGTTCGACAGCCGTGTGTTGCTGGAAAGCTTTCACGAAGGCCTCGACCTGCGCATTCTGGTGATCGGTTTTGAAGTGGTCGCCGCCGCGATCCGGCGCCCTGCCGAGGTGACCGGTGACGGCCAACACTCCATCGGCGCGTTGATCGAAGCCCAAAGCCGTCGCCGCCAAGCTGCCACCGACGGCGAAAGCAAGATCCCGCTGGACGCCGAAACCCAACGCACCCTGCACGCGGCCGGTTACGACTACAGCAGCATCCTGCCGCGCGGCGAAACCCTGGCCGTGCGCCGCACCGCCAACCTGCACACGGGCGGCTGCCTGGAAGACGTCACCGCGATCCTGCACCCGACACTGGTGGACGCCGCCGTGCGTGCCGCCCGCGCGCTGGACATTCCCATGGTCGGCCTGGACCTGATGGTGCCGGCCGCCGATCAACCCGAGTATGTGTTTATCGAAGCCAACGAACGGGCCGGCCTGGCCAACCATGAGCCGCAACCGACGGCGGAGAAGTTTGTGGATTTGTTGTTTCCGCATAGCCAGCCGACTGCCTGA
- the csrA gene encoding carbon storage regulator CsrA, with amino-acid sequence MLVLSRAVGEIISIGDDIALHILELNGSQVKFGIQAPAGVNVHRAEVYQKILERQATQPQTNP; translated from the coding sequence ATGCTGGTTTTAAGCCGCGCCGTGGGCGAAATCATCTCTATCGGCGATGACATCGCCTTGCACATCCTTGAGCTGAACGGATCCCAAGTGAAGTTCGGCATCCAGGCCCCGGCAGGGGTCAATGTGCACCGCGCCGAGGTGTATCAGAAAATCCTCGAGCGCCAAGCCACGCAACCCCAAACCAACCCATAG
- a CDS encoding N-acetylglutaminylglutamine amidotransferase — MCGLAGELRFDAQPADLAAIERITHHLAPRGPDAWGFHAQGPIALGHRRLKIMDLSDGSAQPMVDAQLGLSLAFNGAIYNFPELREELEALGYAFYSGGDTEVLLKGYHAWGEALLPKLNGMFAFAIWERDAQRLFIARDRLGVKPLYLSRTGQRLRFASALPALLKGGDIKPILDPVALNHYLNFHAVVPAPRTLLAGIEKLPPASWMRIDANGNTEQKTWWTLPYGPHDDEKNLTLEDWTDRVLDSTREAVAIRQRAAVDVGVLLSGGVDSSMLVGLLREVGVQDLSTFSIGFEDAGGERGDEFQYSDLIAKHYGTRHHQLRIAESEIIEQLPAAFRAMSEPMVSHDCIAFYLLSREVAKHCKVVQSGQGADELFAGYHWYPQVDGASDPYAAYRDAFFDRSYDDYAATVAPKWLTANDAAGDFVREHFAMPGADAAVDKALRLDSTVMLVDDPVKRVDNMTMAWGLEARTPFLDYRLVELSARVPGKFKLPDGGKQVLKEAARRVIPSEVIDRKKGYFPVPGLKHLQGDTLNWVRELLLDPSQDRGLFNPAMLDRLLTDPQGQLTPLRGSKLWQLAALNLWLSEQGI, encoded by the coding sequence ATGTGCGGATTAGCTGGAGAATTACGTTTCGATGCCCAACCTGCCGACCTGGCTGCGATTGAGCGCATCACCCATCACTTGGCCCCGCGTGGCCCCGACGCCTGGGGCTTCCATGCCCAAGGGCCGATTGCCCTGGGCCACCGGCGCCTGAAAATCATGGACCTGTCGGACGGCTCGGCCCAACCGATGGTCGACGCCCAGCTCGGGCTGTCCCTGGCCTTCAACGGTGCGATTTACAACTTCCCGGAATTGCGCGAAGAGCTGGAAGCCTTGGGCTACGCCTTCTATTCCGGTGGCGACACCGAAGTGCTGCTCAAGGGCTACCACGCCTGGGGCGAAGCACTGCTGCCAAAACTCAATGGCATGTTTGCGTTTGCCATCTGGGAGCGTGACGCCCAACGCCTGTTTATCGCCCGTGACCGTCTGGGCGTGAAGCCTTTGTACCTGTCGCGCACCGGCCAGCGCCTGCGCTTTGCCTCGGCCTTGCCGGCGCTGCTCAAGGGCGGCGATATCAAGCCGATCCTCGATCCGGTGGCGCTGAACCACTACCTGAACTTCCACGCCGTGGTGCCCGCGCCGCGCACCTTGCTGGCAGGCATTGAAAAGCTGCCACCGGCAAGCTGGATGCGTATCGACGCCAACGGCAACACCGAACAGAAAACCTGGTGGACCCTGCCTTACGGCCCCCATGACGATGAAAAAAACCTGACCCTCGAAGACTGGACCGACCGCGTGCTCGACAGCACCCGCGAAGCCGTGGCGATCCGCCAACGTGCTGCAGTGGATGTCGGCGTGCTGCTTTCCGGTGGTGTCGATTCGAGCATGCTCGTCGGCCTGCTGCGTGAAGTCGGCGTGCAGGACTTGTCCACCTTCTCGATCGGTTTTGAAGACGCCGGTGGCGAGCGCGGCGACGAGTTCCAGTACTCGGACCTGATCGCCAAGCACTACGGCACCCGTCACCATCAACTGCGCATCGCCGAGAGCGAAATCATCGAGCAACTGCCCGCCGCGTTCCGCGCCATGAGCGAGCCGATGGTCAGCCATGACTGCATCGCCTTCTACCTGCTGTCGCGGGAAGTGGCCAAGCATTGCAAGGTGGTGCAAAGCGGCCAGGGCGCCGACGAGCTGTTCGCCGGTTACCACTGGTACCCGCAAGTCGATGGCGCCAGTGACCCGTATGCCGCGTACCGCGATGCGTTTTTCGACCGCAGCTACGACGACTACGCGGCCACCGTCGCACCGAAATGGCTGACCGCCAACGACGCTGCCGGTGACTTTGTGCGCGAACATTTCGCCATGCCAGGCGCCGATGCGGCGGTGGACAAAGCCCTGCGCCTGGACAGCACGGTGATGCTGGTGGACGACCCGGTCAAACGCGTCGACAACATGACCATGGCCTGGGGCCTGGAGGCACGCACGCCGTTCCTGGATTACCGCCTCGTCGAACTCTCGGCGCGGGTGCCAGGCAAATTCAAACTGCCGGACGGCGGCAAGCAAGTGTTGAAAGAAGCGGCGCGCCGGGTCATCCCCAGCGAAGTCATCGACCGCAAGAAAGGCTACTTCCCGGTGCCGGGCCTCAAGCACTTGCAGGGCGACACCTTGAACTGGGTGCGCGAACTGCTGCTCGACCCTAGCCAGGATCGCGGCCTGTTCAACCCGGCCATGCTCGACCGCCTGTTGACCGACCCGCAGGGCCAACTGACCCCGCTGCGCGGCTCCAAGCTGTGGCAACTGGCGGCGCTGAACCTGTGGCTCAGCGAACAAGGAATCTGA
- a CDS encoding SDR family oxidoreductase yields MQNRMMITGAGSGLGREIALRWAREGWQLALSDVSEPGLQETLKLVREAGGDGFIQRCDVRDYSQLTAFAQACEVKLGGVDVIVNNAGVASGGFFAELSLEDWDWQIAINLMGVVKGCKAFLPLLEKSKGRIINIASMAALMQGPAMSNYNVAKAGVVALSESLLVELKQQEVGVHVVCPSFFQTNLLDSFRGPTPAMKAQVGKLLESSPISAADIADYIYQRVAEGEFMILPHEQGRMAWALKQKNPQLLYDEMTVMADKMRAKAQAVKG; encoded by the coding sequence ATGCAAAATCGCATGATGATCACCGGCGCCGGGTCCGGCCTGGGTCGCGAAATCGCGCTGCGCTGGGCGCGCGAGGGTTGGCAGCTGGCCTTGTCGGACGTCAGTGAGCCGGGGTTGCAGGAAACCCTCAAGCTGGTGCGCGAGGCGGGGGGGGATGGGTTTATCCAGCGCTGCGACGTGCGTGATTACAGCCAGCTCACTGCGTTTGCCCAGGCGTGCGAGGTCAAGCTGGGAGGCGTTGATGTGATCGTCAACAATGCCGGTGTCGCCTCGGGCGGGTTCTTCGCCGAGTTGTCGTTGGAGGATTGGGATTGGCAGATTGCAATTAACCTGATGGGCGTGGTCAAGGGCTGCAAGGCGTTCCTGCCGCTATTGGAGAAGAGCAAGGGCCGGATTATCAATATTGCCTCGATGGCGGCGCTAATGCAGGGGCCGGCGATGAGCAACTACAACGTGGCCAAGGCGGGCGTGGTGGCGTTGTCGGAAAGTTTGCTGGTGGAACTCAAGCAGCAGGAAGTCGGCGTGCATGTAGTGTGCCCGTCGTTTTTCCAGACCAACTTGCTAGATTCGTTTCGCGGGCCGACACCGGCGATGAAGGCGCAAGTGGGTAAGTTGCTGGAGAGTTCGCCGATTTCGGCGGCTGACATTGCTGACTATATCTACCAGCGAGTGGCTGAAGGCGAGTTTATGATTTTGCCCCATGAGCAGGGGCGGATGGCGTGGGCGTTGAAGCAGAAGAACCCGCAGTTGCTGTATGACGAGATGACGGTGATGGCGGACAAGATGCGCGCCAAGGCGCAGGCCGTTAAGGGCTGA
- the mnmC gene encoding bifunctional tRNA (5-methylaminomethyl-2-thiouridine)(34)-methyltransferase MnmD/FAD-dependent 5-carboxymethylaminomethyl-2-thiouridine(34) oxidoreductase MnmC codes for MNPITHAQLDWDEQGRPHSRVFDDVYFSDKSGLEETRYVFLEQNRLQERFAALPAGGRLVIGETGFGTGLNFLCAWQLFEQHAVAGARLHFVSVEKYPLSHTDLQRALALWPELALFAEQLLAQYIAIHPGFQRLVLDNGRVTLTLLIGDALEQLPQLDAQVDAWFLDGFAPAKNPDMWTAELFAELARLAAPGSTISTFTSTGWVRRLINAAGFKMKRTPGIGHKWEILRGEFLGWPEDAPPAATAKPWFARPPAIDGERHAMVIGGGLAGCATAASLAARGWRVSLLERHTELAQEASGNPQGVLYLKLSAHGTALSQLILSGFGHTRRLLEHLQRGVDWDGCGVLQLAFDAKEAQRQAQLAEAFPPELLHLLDRDQAQQQAGIDLAHGGLFFPEGGWVHPPALCHWQAAHPLIEVLTHHDALELHRVDDQWQARDGDRVLASASVVVLAGAAEIKRFAPSADLPLKRIRGQITRLAQTAASASLATVVCAEGYVAPARLGEHTLGASFDFNNEDLTPTVAEHAGNLDMLREISADLLQRLGADHLAPEQLQGRAAFRCTSPDYLPIVGPLADQTAFQQAYAVLGKDARQVPDTPCPWLPGLYINSGHGSRGLITAPLCGELLAAWLSDEPLPVPAGVAEACHPNRFALRALVRGKPATRK; via the coding sequence ATGAACCCCATCACCCACGCCCAGCTCGACTGGGATGAGCAAGGTCGCCCGCACTCGCGGGTGTTCGACGACGTGTATTTTTCCGACAAGTCGGGCCTTGAAGAAACCCGCTATGTGTTCCTCGAACAGAACCGTTTGCAGGAACGCTTTGCCGCTTTGCCGGCAGGTGGGCGTTTGGTGATTGGCGAGACCGGTTTCGGCACCGGCCTGAATTTTCTCTGTGCCTGGCAGCTGTTCGAGCAACACGCGGTGGCCGGTGCGCGCCTGCATTTTGTCAGCGTGGAAAAGTACCCGCTGAGCCACACCGACCTGCAACGCGCCCTCGCCCTCTGGCCGGAACTAGCGCTCTTCGCCGAGCAGTTGCTGGCGCAGTACATCGCCATCCACCCAGGTTTCCAACGCCTGGTGCTGGACAACGGCCGCGTGACCCTGACGCTGTTGATCGGCGACGCCCTGGAGCAACTGCCGCAACTGGATGCGCAGGTCGATGCGTGGTTTCTGGACGGCTTCGCGCCGGCGAAAAACCCTGACATGTGGACCGCCGAGCTGTTTGCCGAACTGGCCCGCCTGGCCGCGCCCGGCTCCACGATCAGCACCTTCACCAGCACCGGCTGGGTGCGGCGCCTGATCAACGCCGCCGGGTTCAAGATGAAGCGCACGCCGGGCATCGGCCATAAGTGGGAGATCCTGCGCGGTGAATTCCTCGGTTGGCCCGAAGACGCGCCGCCCGCGGCCACCGCCAAACCCTGGTTCGCGCGCCCACCCGCCATCGACGGCGAGCGCCACGCCATGGTCATCGGCGGCGGCCTGGCCGGTTGCGCCACCGCCGCCAGCCTGGCCGCACGCGGTTGGCGCGTCAGCCTGCTGGAGCGCCACACCGAGCTGGCCCAGGAAGCGTCCGGCAACCCGCAGGGCGTGCTGTACCTGAAGCTGTCGGCGCATGGCACCGCGCTGTCCCAGCTGATCCTCAGCGGTTTCGGCCACACTCGGCGTTTGCTCGAACACTTGCAGCGTGGCGTCGATTGGGATGGCTGCGGCGTGCTGCAATTGGCATTCGACGCCAAAGAAGCTCAGCGCCAGGCGCAACTGGCCGAGGCGTTCCCTCCCGAATTGCTGCACCTGCTGGACCGCGATCAAGCGCAACAACAGGCCGGTATCGACCTGGCCCACGGCGGCCTGTTTTTCCCGGAAGGTGGCTGGGTGCATCCACCTGCGCTGTGCCATTGGCAAGCGGCGCATCCGCTGATTGAAGTGCTCACCCATCACGACGCGCTTGAACTGCACCGGGTCGACGACCAGTGGCAGGCCCGCGACGGTGACCGCGTGCTGGCGAGTGCCAGCGTGGTGGTGCTTGCAGGTGCGGCCGAGATCAAGCGTTTCGCCCCCAGCGCCGACTTGCCGCTCAAGCGCATTCGCGGGCAAATCACCCGGCTGGCGCAAACCGCAGCGAGTGCGAGCTTGGCCACGGTGGTCTGCGCCGAGGGCTATGTGGCACCTGCGCGACTGGGTGAACACACCCTGGGCGCGAGTTTTGACTTCAATAATGAAGACCTCACGCCCACCGTCGCCGAACATGCGGGCAACCTCGACATGCTGCGGGAGATTTCCGCAGACCTGCTGCAACGCCTGGGCGCCGACCACCTCGCACCCGAGCAACTGCAAGGCCGCGCGGCGTTTCGTTGTACCAGCCCTGACTACCTGCCGATCGTCGGGCCGTTGGCCGACCAAACAGCGTTTCAACAGGCTTATGCGGTGCTTGGCAAAGACGCCCGGCAAGTGCCGGATACGCCCTGCCCATGGCTGCCGGGGCTGTACATCAACAGCGGTCATGGCTCACGCGGGCTGATCACCGCGCCCCTGTGCGGCGAGCTGCTGGCGGCCTGGCTGAGCGACGAGCCGCTGCCGGTTCCAGCGGGTGTGGCCGAGGCCTGCCACCCGAATCGGTTTGCCCTGCGCGCCTTGGTTCGAGGTAAACCAGCCACGCGCAAATAG